One stretch of Carettochelys insculpta isolate YL-2023 chromosome 20, ASM3395843v1, whole genome shotgun sequence DNA includes these proteins:
- the CCDC42 gene encoding coiled-coil domain-containing protein 42, whose protein sequence is MAAMEEEDLSEYFRMQYGQKLLKLLMKFPVTEEQSPSPAIRLLEKKKEAELVHRAMEVQKEAFRTRMEALNNRWEELGAKEIQLKAYIKKFEQFIQENDQKRIRALKKANKEKELKKQRVKELAKAKLDMAVLKQEHQRLSNKLQQYSIFNKYLEKVVEVSEFEEIQEVIGRYKTLVGMHQNLMQSAQEGLEMIEQAKVRLSRYMEEKDDEILQHNNELARLQMRFDCARSDVIIWESRWAHIQNTAAKKTLMLGTIKMATLNLFQSVSKQLKETLSVPVEDTHKQLDMIQQFIQDLSEIWAEVKKKDIQNRSATGISKEA, encoded by the exons GAAGTTCCCCGTGACAGAGGAGCAATCCCCATCGCCGGCCATCCGACTGctggagaagaagaaagaggCTGAGCTGGTGCACAGGGCTATGGAGGTTCAGAAGGAG GCATTCCGAACGAGGATGGAAGCCCTGAACAACCGATGGGAGGAGCTTGGAGCCAAGGAGATTCAGCTGAAGGCTTATATAAAGAAATTTGAGCAGTTCATACAG GAAAATGACCAGAAGCGAATCCGAGCCCTGAAGAAAGCCAACAAGGAGAAAGAGCTGAAGAAGCAGAGGGTGAAGGAACTGGCCAAGGCCAAGCTAGACATGGCGGTCCTAAAACAGGAGCACCAGCGGCTCTCCAACAAGCTGCAGCAGTACTCCATCTTCAACAAGTACCTGGAGAAGGTGGTTGAGGTGTCAGAG TTTGAGGAAATCCAGGAAGTCATTGGCCGGTACAAGACGCTGGTGGGCATGCACCAGAATCTCATGCAATCAGCGCAGGAGGGGCTGGAGATGATCGAGCAGGCCAAGGTGCGCCTGTCGCGGTACATGGAGGAGAAGGACGACGAGATTCTGCAGCACAATAACGAGCTGGCGCGCCTGCAGATGCGCTTTGACTGCGCCCGCAGCGATGTCATCATCTGG GAGTCTCGCTGGGCCCACATCCAGAACACAGCTGCCAAGAAAACCCTCATGCTGGGCACCATCAAGATGGCCACCCTGAACCTCTTCCAGAGCGTGAGCAAGCAGCTGAAGGAGACCTTGAGTGTGCCTGTGGAGGACACTCACAAGCAGCTGGACATG ATCCAGCAGTTTATCCAGGACCTCTCCGAGATCTGGGCTGAGGTGAAAAAGAAGGACATCCAAAACCGATCAGCGACAGGCATATCCAAAGAGGCATGA